The following is a genomic window from Clostridium sp..
TGGTGCATTTAAATCTTCGGATAACTTATCCTCCCAGGTGCTTCCTAAAATGAGAGTTTTTCTAGGAATATTTACATCATTTCTTATTGCTTTTTCTATAATTCCTCCATCATTTTCAAAAAATACCTTTTCTTTATATTCCTTATGAATATCTTCAAATATTTTATTAATGTTATTTTTATGTTTTTCCTGAATATTATCTATTAAAAAAGCACCCTTGGGAACATACCCCAATTCATTGATCAGAAAGTTGCTGGTACCTATTGCATAAGCAGAATCAGCAATAGTATACAACTCAAATGGTAATCCGGCTCTTCCTTCAGCTATAAAATCACCAATATCTAAAAAATATTTATAAAATGAAAATTCCTCTTCCTTTATTACTTGTTCAACCCTATCTTTATCAAGGTTTGCAAACTCTCCCACAGTTCTTAAAAATTTGCTGGTTGCAGCCGCTCCAACAGGTAATTCTTGATAATGAAGAAATTTAGTTCCGAATTTTCTTTCAAGGAGTTCCGCAGCCTTTAATCCAACCCATGGGTTTAACACTAAATTAAATTCTGCATTGGGGATATCTTTCCATTCTTCAACACCTTTACTTTCATAACCAAAAAGTATATTTACTTCTAAGCCTATGGCAGTTAAAATTCTTTTTATTTCCTTTAAATCGCCTCTCCAGAATGGATTTTGATTTGGAACAACTGAAAATACATTTACCAATCCCTTTCTAACGTTTGGCTCGGCATCACCTATATATTGTTCAATTATACTTTTTATAACAAGCTCATGACCTACGTAGTTACTTCCTTTAAAACCCGCTGTTTCTGCATTAATGATCGGTTTGCCCTGCTTTTGGTATTTATTGACTATGGACGTAACATCATCTCCAACTATATCTGCAGTACATCCTGTCAGAACTACAAATAAATTACCCTTAAGTACCTTTAATGCACCATCAATTGTTTGATCAAGTTTCTTTTCTCCACCAAAAACTATATCCTTTTCCGATGAATTTGTACAAGGTATGTGGGTTCCTCCGACATCACTTTCCCCTTGATATCCTGCTGATGTTGTTAAAGCCAATGAAACCTTGTTGCTGCAGCCAGGTCCACAGTGTAGAACCGGTACAGCTCCTCTTATTGCCAGAACTGTATGCTGTGCTCCTATTGCACAAGTGTATCTTGGCTGTTCAATTACGTTACTCAAGTCTTTTCCCTCCTTTTGTAAATATAAATGGGTTTTGATTTAACCACCAGTCCGTATATGGTGACTCAAAATGTTTAGCTAATGTTTCAACATATTTTCGTGTCCTTATTGACTCATAAATTTTTTCGCCTAAGGCAATTACTCCATCATAACCTATTATCATGTTTGGATCAGCTAAATGAAAAGCTGGAATACCTAATTTATTGATTACTACTGCAATACCTGGATGCCTTGCAAGTACAAAATCAGGTTTGAATTTCTTTAATATATTTGTAAATTGATAAGGCTGTTTATTAGTTACACAATAATTTTGAATATTTCCAATATGCTTTAACATGTTTCCTACTGTATTAATTTCCTGATAATCATTATCATAAGCTTGATCATGATGGAAAGCTACCGTTCCTATTACTTCAAGTCCTAAGGAATTAGCAACACTTACGTAGCTTTGAACAATGGCGTCCCCAGCCATAATATATATTTTTTTCCCTTTTAATTTTGATCTGAGATTCTCCAATTTTGGCTTGATTTTAGCATGTTCTTCCTTTATTACTTCCTCAACTCTTTCAACTTTATTTGTCAATCTCCCTAGTTCTCTTAACCATTCATCAGTCCATTTTATACCTGTTGGAGCTGGTGCTTTAATCTCAGGTACATCAAATTCACTTTCTAAAGCTGCTGCCACATATGAAGCAAGAGTTTCGCATATGTTTGCCGTTGCCACTGCATCTGATATATTCTCAATTTCTTCAATGGTTGAAAATGGGAATATATATCTTGGTTTTAAATCAAGCTTTCTTAGTAAATCATCAAATACATGAGCTCCCTGAAAATTAATGATATTTATATAATTGGTCTTCTTACTGGACTTCTTCACTATTTTTCTCAATATTGCATGCCCGGATGCATCAAAACCAGTTGTCCAAACTTTAGATTTAAATCCTTCACAATAAACAGGTACAACATTAATACCCGTTTCTTTGCTTAAGGTATCTGTTAAACTTTCTAAATCTTCTCCGATAATTCCTGAAGCACAGGAGGCAGTTATAAATACTACCTTCGGATTAAATCTTTCTTTTGCAAGCAGCACAGCTTCTTTTAATTTAGCTGCTCCACCATATATAGTGTCCTTTTCTTCAAGATTTGTACTTATAGCTTTAAAATTTCCAATATCTATTCCTCTCAAAGCGGCCCCTCTTCTAATATTATTTTGTGCCGTAGCAAAATCTGATGCACAGCCGATTGGTGCATGATTTATAACTACAGAGCCAATAATATTTGATACAATTCCAAAAGCACAGGAGGATGAACAAGCTCCACACTGGCTGAAGCTTCTTTCCTGCGGTTTTATACTACGATTTAAAGATTTTTCATAAATATCCTGTGCAGAGCCATTATAAGATATAATCGCCCCTAATCGCTTATCTCTTATTTTTAGTTCTGCTAATTTTAGGTTTATTGCCATTTAAATCACCTCTTTATTTTTTTGATTAAATATATTTAATCCTTTATATGCAAAAAAGGAGCACAAAATTCAATAAAGAATATTTGTCCTCCGGTTTTCCAGTTAGAAAATAGCTATTTTTATATTTTTAAGTGATATAACTATGCAGTGAGCTGCTAATTTATATCCATATTTGCATATATAATTCATGTAATTTTAAGTATATAGAATTATTTATCTATTGTCAATAATTTTGAATTTAGATTATATCATATTTAATACAATTTTTATATTGTTAATTTTATCTTTATACTATCTTCATTAAAAATCGGTTATAATAAAATACGAAGTAGGTAATCCATTTTTTACCTATGACCAATCATATGAAGTTATTAGGGGGTTGATGCATGAAAGTTGTTCCTAAACATACAAATACCAGGGACTTTTGTCCTGATGATAGAAAGTTCAAATACAAAGGAGAAAAAAATATTATATTTTTATTAACTGCTAAGGCATCTGTTGCATTTCTGAATGATCGTTGTACTTTGAGACAGGGACTTGAAAAAATGAGATGCCATGGATATACGGCACTGCCTGTAATTGCTGAAGACGGAACTTATGTTGGAACGGTGAGTGAAGGAGATTTTTTATGGCATATGATGGACAGCAATATGTATTCTATGAAATCACAGGAGGAATATTTGATTTCCGATATACTTCGAAAAGGCTGGAATCCTGCGGTAAAAATTGATGCAACCATGGATGAGCTTCTCCTGCGCATTATGGACCAGAATTTTGTCCCGGTGATTGATGACCGGGAAAAGTTCATAGGGATTATAACACGAAAAGATGTAATAAAGTATTATTATGAATTTGTTGAAAACAAATGTGAATAAAAATAGACAATATTAAAGAGGACAAATAAAACTTCATGGTTAAAGTTTTATTTGTCCTCTTTTTATGATTTTATGTAATTAAATTTAACAGTTTAGTTAATTCTAATAAAAGTGTAAGTATAAGATTGAGTATGAGTCTTTATAGAATCTTTATATTTTTTTTATGGAATTATTATACAAGAGATTGTAATCTTTATACTGATTTTATGTTTTAGATGATAATATTGTATTCATAAATTGAAGGAGGGATGGAATGTGCTGGATATTTTATTTATTGCTGTGATTTTGGCAGGATTTTTATCATTGAAGTATTTCACAAGCTGGTGTGAAAAGCAGATCAGCAAAAAATAATTGTTAGGAGGCTTTTTTATGATTTTATTGGGCATTGTTATTATTTTATTGTTTGGATATTTGTGTTATGCATTATTCAATCCTGAAAAATTTTGATTAAAGGAGGTTGTCGGTAATTATGGGAATACTGGAAATTGTAATTATACTTGCTATTTTTGTATTGTTGTGTATTCCAGCAGGGAAATACGTCTATAAAGTAGCGGAACACAAGAAAACTTTTTTGGACCCTGTGTTTGATAAGGTAGATAATTTTATTTACAGGGTTTCAGGAATAACAAAGGAGGATATGACCTGGAAGCAGTATATAACTGCCCTTTTGATTTGTAATGTGGTTCCGGCTGTGATAGCCTATATAATTCTAAGGCTGCAGTTTGTTAATGTATTGAATCCAAATAATATAGAGAGTATGGAACAGGGACTATCCTTCAACACTGTAATAAGCTTTATAACAAACACAAATCTTCAGGACTACAGTGGTGAATGGGGACTTTCCTATTTCAGCCAGATGATTGTTATTACCTTTTTTATGTTTATCTCTGCAGCTACAGGGTTTTCTGCAGCGATAGCATTTATACGCGGGCTTGCAGGAAAGAAAAAGACACTTGGAAATTTTTATGTGGATTATGTGAGAATTATAACAAGAATACTTCTCCCATTATGTGTTATAGTAGCTATATTCTATATTCAGCAGGGAGTTCCTCAGACATTGTCATCTAATAAAACTGTGACTACTATAGAGGGCAAACTGCAGGATATTCCACTGGGACCTGTAGCCAGCCTGGAATCCATAAAATTGATTGGAACCAATGGAGGAGGATTTTTTGGAGGCAATTCGGCTCATCCTTTCGAGAATCCAACACCTCTTACCAATATTGTGCAGATGCTTTCAATGCTGCTTTTGCCTGGAGCAATTGTGGTATGTTTTGGACACATGATCAAGAGAAAAAAACAGGCTGTTGCTATATTTACAGCCATGGGAATACTGTTTATTATTGGTATAGCAGTTTGCTATGCATCTGAAAAAGCAGGCAATCCAATTCTTTCACAGATTGGACTCAATCAAATTATGGGAAATATGGAAGGCAAGGAGGTAAGATTCGGTATACCAATGTCGTCACTTTTTACTACAGTTACCACGGCGGCTACAAGTGGAGCTGTAGACAACATGCATGACTCCCTTACACCAATAGGTGGATTGGTAGCACTTGTAAACATGATGTTGAATGTAGTGTTTGGGGGAAAAGGTGTTGGCTTCATGAATATGATAATGTATGCCATACTCACTGTTTTCCTATGCGGGCTCATGGTAGGAAGGACACCGGAATATCTGTCCAAGAAGATTGAAGGCAGGGAGATTAAATTGATTGCACTTGCCATAATCATACATCCATTTTTGATACTCATGTTTTCAGCACTTGCACTGATAGTTCCCCAGGGGGTTGCGGGTATATCAAACCCCGGCTTTCACGGACTTACTCAGATAGTATACCAGTTTGCAAGCTCTGCGGCAAATAATGGTTCCGGATTTGAGGGGCTTACGGATAATACAATGTTCTGGAACACCACGGCAGGTGTAGTAATGCTGTTTGGAAGATATCTTTCAATGATAATTTTGCTTTCAGTAGCAGCATCATTGGCTTCAAAGAGAGCGGTTCCTGTGAGTGAAGGAACATTTAAAACAGATAATACAGTATTTACTTTCACATTGATATTTATTGTTTTGATAATTGGCGCCCTTACATTTTTTCCTGCATTGTCTCTGGGACCTATTGCAGAACAACTTATATTGTAAATGTCAAAAGGAGTGACGTTATTATGAAAAATGATAGATCCAGGCTTATTACAAAAGATATATTGAAAGATGCCATTGTTGAGTCTTTTAAAAAGCTGAACCCCAGGTATATGTTTAAAAATCCGGTCATGTTTGTAGTGGAGATTGGCTTCTTTATATCCCTGATAAGTACCATTTTTCCAAATATATTTGGTGACAGGGGAAGCAATCTGAGAACTTATGACTTCATAGTGTCTGTAATTTTATTTATAACCATTTTGTTTGCGAATTTTGCTGAAGCAATAGCTGAAGGGAGAGGAAGAGCACAGGCGGAAACCTTGAAAAAAACCCGAAAGGATACCAAGGCAAAGCTTTTGGACTCTAATGGAAATGTAAAAGTGATAAGTGCAGGAGAACTTAAAAAAGATGATATTGTTCTAGTGGAAAACGGGGATATAATTCCAAACGACGGTGAAGTTGTAGAAGGCATAGCTTCTGTTGATGAGTCTGCAATCACAGGTGAGTCGGCTCCTGTTGTAAAAGAATCCGGAGGAGATTTTGCCTCGGTAACAGGAGGTACTAAAGTTGTAAGTGACTGGTTGAAAATAAGGATAACCGCAGTTCCGGGAAAATCCTTTCTGGATAAAATGATAAGTCTTGTTGAAGGAGCTTCAAGGCAGAAAACCCCGAATGAAATTGCACTTAATACTGTGCTTGTAAGTCTTACACTTATTTTTCTCATAGTGCTTGTGGCTCTTTATCCAATGGCTTCTTATACAGGAGTCAGTATCTCAATATCCACACTTGTGGCACTGCTTGTTTGTCTTATACCTACCACAATAGGAGCACTTTTGTCTGCTATTGGAATAGCAGGCATGGACAGAGTTACAAGATTCAATGTAATAGCAATGTCCGGGAAAGCAGTTGAATCCTGCGGTGATGTGGATACAATGATACTTGACAAGACAGGAACTATAACTTTTGGAAACAGGCTGGCCGCTGAATTTATTCCTGTTGAAGGTGCAGATAAGAGAGAGCTTATAGATTATTCTGTCATATGTTCTCTTAAAGATGATACGCCTGAGGGAAAATCCACAGTGGAGCTTGGTTATAAATTGGGTTCCAAAGTAGAAAAAACTGAATATGATGATGTGGATTTCGAGGAATTTACGGCCCAGACCAGAATGAGCGGAGTGGATCTGAAGGAGGGTACTTCCATAAGAAAAGGTGCCTATGATGCTATAGGTAATAGAGTAAAAAAATTAAAAGGAAATATTCCTGATGACCTTGAGAAAATAGTCAATAAAGTAGCAAGCCTGGGAGGTACACCCCTTGTCCTGTGTGTGAATGATAGAATATACGGTGTGATTTACCTAAAGGATACGGTTAAACCGGGGCTTGTTGAGAGATTTCAACGACTGCGTGAAATTGGGATCAAGACAATAATGTGTACAGGAGATAATCCACTTACGGCGGCAACAATTGCAAAGGAAGCGGGAGTAGATGGATTTATTGCGGAATGTAAACCGGAGGATAAAATAGTAGAAATAAAAAAAGAACAGTCTGAAGGACGACTTGTAGCCATGACAGGAGATGGAACAAATGATGCACCGGCATTGGCTCAGGCTGATGTGGGGCTGGCAATGAACAGTGGAACTACTGCTGCAAAGGAAGCTGCAAATATGGTGGATTTGGATTCAGATCCAACAAAAATACTTGAAGTAGTTGAAATAGGGAAACAGCTGTTGATAACAAGGGGAGCATTGACTACCTTCAGTATTGCCAATGATGTAGCCAAGTATTTTGCCATAATACCTGCCATATTTATGGCTGTCATACCAGAAATGCAGGTTATAAATGTAATGAGACTGTCAACACCTTATAGTGCCATACTATCAGCCTTGATATTCAATGCAATAATAATACCTATGCTGATACCTATTGCCATGAGAGGTGTAAAATACAGGCCAATGAAATCAGAAACAATGCTTTTAAGGAACATGTTTGTTTTCGGACTTGGAGGGATAATTGTACCATTTATAGGAATAAAAATTATCGACATGATTATAACTCCTCTGGTCAGAATTCTCAATCTTGGTTAAACATTTATGAAAGGATGGTTTAAAAATGAAGAATTTTCAAAAGGCCCTTCGGGTAACCATTGTACTGATGATAATTTGTGGGATTATATATCCTCTTTTTATAACGGCAGTAGGCCAGGTTTTTTTCAGTAAACAGGCTAATGGCAGTATTGTAACTGCAGGTGGCAAAGAGGTAGGCTCCGAACTCCTAGGACAGAATTTCACCGATCCCAGATTTTTTAGAGGAAGGGTTTCATCTGTAAATTACAATACTTATACAGAAGAAGATACAAAACCTGATAAAACCGGAAAAGCGGCATATTCAGGTGTATCCTCCGGATCTCAAAACCTTGCACCTTCCAACAAGGCATTGCAGGACAGAGTTAAAAAGGACATGGAGGATTTCATGAAATCTCATCCTGGAGTCAAAAAAGAAGATATACCTGCAGATCTTCTTACAAGTTCAGGTTCCGGGCTTGATCCTGATATAAGTCCTCAAGCTGCTGAAATACAGATACCTGCGGTATCAACAGCAACTGGCATAGATAAGAACAGACTGCGACAAATAGTCAAAAAATATACAGCAGTTGGTCTGGGTGACCCGAGAGTAAATGTGCTCAGAGTAAATCTTGAAATATACTCGATTTTAAATAAATCCTTAGTGATATAATTAAATGTACGGACAATAGGTAATTTTCAGATAGGAGTTGTTTGCAATGAACGGTTATACGGGCCCGAATCCCGAATATCTTTTAAAGGAAGTTCAAAAAGACAAAAGTGAAAACAACAGGGGAAAATTGAAGATATTTTTTGGCTATGCTGCAGGGGTTGGAAAAACCTATTCAATGTTGAGGGAAGCGCGGGAAGTAAAGCAGCTCAAAAAAGACGTGGTAATAGGATATATAGAACCTCATGGACGGAAAGAAACCATGGAGCTGACAAGAGGCTTTGAAAGTATAGCTCCCAGAGTAATACACTACAGAGGCATGATTCTGAATGAACTTGATTTGGATGGAGCAATTTTTAGAAAGCCCGATATAATACTTGTTGATGAGCTGGCGCATACCAATGCAAGAGGTAAAAGAAACAGAAAAAGGTGGCAGGATGTATATGAGCTTCTTGATGCTGGAATTGATGTATATACCACGCTTAATGTCCAGCATATTGAAAGTCTGAATGATATAGTAGAGAGTATAACCCATGTGACTGTCAGGGAAACTATTCCCGACAAGGTATTTGAAGATGCAGATAAAGTGGAAATAATAGACATAGAGCCGGATGAACTTTTAAAGCGGTTCAGTGATGGAAAAATATACAGCAGAGAACAGGTAAGGAGGGCCTTTACCAATTTCTTTACAAAAAATAATTTGTATGCCTTGAGGGAAATTGCACTGAGAAAGACTGCAGACAGGGTAAATTATGAGGTGGAGGTTGACAGACTTTCCAGAGGACAGATTACTGTAATACCAACTTCGGATCAGATAATGGCATGTATAAGTTCTTCTCCATCCTCTGCAAGGGTAATACGTACGGCGGCAAGAATGGCCGAGGTTTATCATTCGAAATGGATAGTACTCTATGTAAAAACTACTAAAAATCAGAAAATGGAAAAGGATGATATAAAAAGATTGAACTCCTATTTCAGTTTGACAGAGCAGTTGGGAGGAGAAATAGCTACCGTATATGGAGACGATGACATATCCAATCAGATAATAGAATATGCGAAATTCAGGAACATAACAAAGATAATAATAGGAAAGAACAATAAAAAAACCAGCAGGGTATTTCATTTCTATGCCAAGGATGTGGTTGATAAACTCATGGATTCCAATTCCTATATTGATGTTTATGTCATACCAAATTCATTGTATGAGGAAAAAAAGAAAAAAATGCCACGAAAAATAGGCCTTGATTTTAAGTTATCTCCAAAAGAAACTCTGGAGACTGTTGGAATTACATTAGCCACTACTTTTCTTGCTCTATTCTGTGAATACATTGGATTTTCCGAATCCAATGTATTCATGATTTTAATTTTGGGTGTTATAATTGTATACATAAGAACCAAAGGATATTTTATGGGAATAATGTCTTCAATAATAGGAGTAGCACTGTTTAATTATCTCTTTATTGAACCGAAGTATTCCTTTCAATTTTATGACAAAAACTATTTGATAACTTTTGCCATCATGCTTATTGTGGCATTTATTATTGGAAAGCTTACCAACAGGATTCAAAAAAATGCCTCTGATTCAGCTGTCAGGGAGAAGAGAACACAGACCCTTTATAGAATCAGCAGCAAGCTTCTAAGTGCAGTGGGAAATTCTGATGTGGTATCCGTAGGAATAAAGTATATTTCAAGGCTTATTGGTAGAACTGTTGTATGCTATCTATCGGAAAATGGTAAACTTTCTACTCCTTTTGTATACAATGATGATAATGGAAGATCCAGGTTTTCTTTTTCAGACAAAAATGAAAATGCAGCGGCCTATTGGAGTTTTTTGAAGGGAAAGGAAGCCGGGGCAGGAACGGATACATTTTATGGAGCACAGGGGTATTATATGCCGATAAAAGTCAGCAGAAAGATATTGGGGGTAATAGGAGTGTCCTGCTCTGAGAGATTTCTTGAGCCAGACCAAAAATTCATGCTTGAAACTGTTGCAAGCCAGATAGCCATTGCACTTGACAGGGAAGCGCTTGTAAGTCAGCAGGAAGCTTCAAAAGTGGCTATTGACAGGGAAAGACTGAGAAGCAGTTTGCTGAGGTCTATTTCCCATGATTTGAGAAGCCCGCTGGCAGGAATTAAAGGTACTATAAGTACGATTCTGGAGGATGGAAGCTCAATACCAGAGGAAGCCAAGCAGACTCTTTTAAGGGGTGTTTATGATGATACTGAATGGCTTATAAGGCTTGTGGAAAATCTGTTAAGCATGACTAAATTTGATGATGGCAGTGTGAAAATCGATAAAAATATGGAACTGGTGGAGGAAGTACTGGCGGAAGCAACACAGAGAAGTTCCAAGTACTTCAAGGATCATGAAATAAAAATAAGTGTTCCGGAAAAGATGATAATGGCTCCTATGGACGGTAATCTGATTGAGCAGGTGCTCATAAACTTGATAGACAATGCTGCAAAATTTTCTCCAAAAGGAACTCTTATAGAGGTTAAAGCTTATGAAAAGAATAATGATGTATTCTTTGAAGTTATTGACAATGGCACAGGTATAGATGATAAAATACTGCCACACATATTCGACAGGTTCTTTACAGACGGAAGTAAAATATCCGATTCCAGAAGAGGGGTTGGTTTGGGCCTTGCAATATGTAAATCCATTGTGGAAATCCACGGTGGAAAAATAATGGCCTTTAATAAAAAAAATGGCGGTTCTATTTTTAGATTTAATATTCCCGGCAGGAAAATAATAGACTAAAGGAAGGTGGAAACAAAAGTGAATATCAAACCATATATTCTGGTTGTTGAAGATGATAAAATAATAAGAAAATTTATAACTACGGCACTGTCAGCTCAAAATTATAAGTACATTGAAACGGATATGGGCAATGAAGCTGTGGCACTTTCCATGTCCAACAATCCGGATCTTATAATACTTGATCTCGGCCTTCCGGATATTGATGGAATAGAAGTAATATCTAAAATAAGAGAATGGTCGAAGGTTCCTATTATAATTGTTTCTGCAAGGGAAAATGAGAGACAAAAGGTTGAGGCACTGGACAAAGGGGCAGATGATTATCTGACAAAACCCTTTGGAATAGGAGAACTTCTTGCCAGAATACGTGTATCATTGAGACACAGTGGAATCAATAGTGCCCGGGAAAAAAACATGAAAGAGTTTAGCGTTAAGGATCTGTTTATTGATTTTGAAAAAAGAAAAGTAGTTGTATCGGGGAAAAGTATACATTTAACTCCTATAGAATATAGAATACTTGAACTTTTATGCAGGTATTCAGGCAAAGTTCTGACACATAATTTTATTATAAATGAAATTTGGGGTTCTGCAGTTGGAAATGAAACACAATCCCTCAGGGTGTTTATGGCAAATTTGAGGCGAAAGCTGGAGAAAGATCCTACAAGGCCTGAATACATATATACGGAAGTAGGGGTTGGTTATAGACTTGTTGATGAATAGAATTTGGAGGTGTATTTTATTTTCGCTAAACCCCATTAAAAACATTAATTATTTCGTATAATAATTAATATGAGGTGATTTCATGCCGGATATTAATCACTTGATTCATAAAAATAGAAATGAATTTATTGATGAGAATAGAAATTTTATATACAAATGCACTTATTCTATTTCAAAAAGATATCTCCAGTGGGAAAATGATGATGAACTTAGTATTGCATTGATTGCGTTCAACAAGGCATGTGATACTTACACTGAGATCAAGGGAAATTTTTATACATATGCAAAGGTAATAATTAGAAATGCATTAATTGATTATTTTAGAAAGAATGGAAAATTCCCTCTGCTTTCTTTTGATAATGATGGATATGGCATGGAAAAATTGGAAAATAGCAATGCCATAGCTAATTTTGAACTGCAATTGGAAAATAAAAATAGGGCTGAAGAGATTATCGAGTTAAATAAAGAACTTTTAAAATATAAAATTGATTTCAATAGCCTGGTAAATAATAGCCCAAAACACAAGGATACTAGAGGTAATGCTCTAAAGCTTGTTTTAAAAATATATAATGATAGTGAAATCAGGAGTTTCATAGTAAGCAGTCGAAAGCTCCCCATTAAAAAAATATGTATGTATACCGGATTCAGCAAAAAATTTGTTGATAAGTGGAGAAAATATATTATTGCTTTATTTGTAATATTCAGTAATAAAAATTTTCCTTACATAAGGTCCTATTTAAATATAAAAGCAGGTGAAAACAATGAATAAAAGAGAAGGAATAGTAATTAGCATAAGTGAAAAATATGCTAATTTACTTACTCCCTATGGTGAATTTATAAAGGTAAATTGTGCTGGTAAAAAGCCAAATATAGGCGAAGAATTTATAGGGAATGAAGTTAAAGCAGGTTTTTTTTATTCTAATACCAGAAAAATAGTGACT
Proteins encoded in this region:
- the kdpC gene encoding K(+)-transporting ATPase subunit C, translated to MKNFQKALRVTIVLMIICGIIYPLFITAVGQVFFSKQANGSIVTAGGKEVGSELLGQNFTDPRFFRGRVSSVNYNTYTEEDTKPDKTGKAAYSGVSSGSQNLAPSNKALQDRVKKDMEDFMKSHPGVKKEDIPADLLTSSGSGLDPDISPQAAEIQIPAVSTATGIDKNRLRQIVKKYTAVGLGDPRVNVLRVNLEIYSILNKSLVI
- the kdpA gene encoding potassium-transporting ATPase subunit KdpA encodes the protein MGILEIVIILAIFVLLCIPAGKYVYKVAEHKKTFLDPVFDKVDNFIYRVSGITKEDMTWKQYITALLICNVVPAVIAYIILRLQFVNVLNPNNIESMEQGLSFNTVISFITNTNLQDYSGEWGLSYFSQMIVITFFMFISAATGFSAAIAFIRGLAGKKKTLGNFYVDYVRIITRILLPLCVIVAIFYIQQGVPQTLSSNKTVTTIEGKLQDIPLGPVASLESIKLIGTNGGGFFGGNSAHPFENPTPLTNIVQMLSMLLLPGAIVVCFGHMIKRKKQAVAIFTAMGILFIIGIAVCYASEKAGNPILSQIGLNQIMGNMEGKEVRFGIPMSSLFTTVTTAATSGAVDNMHDSLTPIGGLVALVNMMLNVVFGGKGVGFMNMIMYAILTVFLCGLMVGRTPEYLSKKIEGREIKLIALAIIIHPFLILMFSALALIVPQGVAGISNPGFHGLTQIVYQFASSAANNGSGFEGLTDNTMFWNTTAGVVMLFGRYLSMIILLSVAASLASKRAVPVSEGTFKTDNTVFTFTLIFIVLIIGALTFFPALSLGPIAEQLIL
- the kdpF gene encoding K(+)-transporting ATPase subunit F, which gives rise to MILLGIVIILLFGYLCYALFNPEKF
- a CDS encoding nitrogenase component 1, whose amino-acid sequence is MAINLKLAELKIRDKRLGAIISYNGSAQDIYEKSLNRSIKPQERSFSQCGACSSSCAFGIVSNIIGSVVINHAPIGCASDFATAQNNIRRGAALRGIDIGNFKAISTNLEEKDTIYGGAAKLKEAVLLAKERFNPKVVFITASCASGIIGEDLESLTDTLSKETGINVVPVYCEGFKSKVWTTGFDASGHAILRKIVKKSSKKTNYINIINFQGAHVFDDLLRKLDLKPRYIFPFSTIEEIENISDAVATANICETLASYVAAALESEFDVPEIKAPAPTGIKWTDEWLRELGRLTNKVERVEEVIKEEHAKIKPKLENLRSKLKGKKIYIMAGDAIVQSYVSVANSLGLEVIGTVAFHHDQAYDNDYQEINTVGNMLKHIGNIQNYCVTNKQPYQFTNILKKFKPDFVLARHPGIAVVINKLGIPAFHLADPNMIIGYDGVIALGEKIYESIRTRKYVETLAKHFESPYTDWWLNQNPFIFTKGGKRLE
- the kdpB gene encoding potassium-transporting ATPase subunit KdpB, coding for MKNDRSRLITKDILKDAIVESFKKLNPRYMFKNPVMFVVEIGFFISLISTIFPNIFGDRGSNLRTYDFIVSVILFITILFANFAEAIAEGRGRAQAETLKKTRKDTKAKLLDSNGNVKVISAGELKKDDIVLVENGDIIPNDGEVVEGIASVDESAITGESAPVVKESGGDFASVTGGTKVVSDWLKIRITAVPGKSFLDKMISLVEGASRQKTPNEIALNTVLVSLTLIFLIVLVALYPMASYTGVSISISTLVALLVCLIPTTIGALLSAIGIAGMDRVTRFNVIAMSGKAVESCGDVDTMILDKTGTITFGNRLAAEFIPVEGADKRELIDYSVICSLKDDTPEGKSTVELGYKLGSKVEKTEYDDVDFEEFTAQTRMSGVDLKEGTSIRKGAYDAIGNRVKKLKGNIPDDLEKIVNKVASLGGTPLVLCVNDRIYGVIYLKDTVKPGLVERFQRLREIGIKTIMCTGDNPLTAATIAKEAGVDGFIAECKPEDKIVEIKKEQSEGRLVAMTGDGTNDAPALAQADVGLAMNSGTTAAKEAANMVDLDSDPTKILEVVEIGKQLLITRGALTTFSIANDVAKYFAIIPAIFMAVIPEMQVINVMRLSTPYSAILSALIFNAIIIPMLIPIAMRGVKYRPMKSETMLLRNMFVFGLGGIIVPFIGIKIIDMIITPLVRILNLG
- a CDS encoding CBS domain-containing protein, with the protein product MKVVPKHTNTRDFCPDDRKFKYKGEKNIIFLLTAKASVAFLNDRCTLRQGLEKMRCHGYTALPVIAEDGTYVGTVSEGDFLWHMMDSNMYSMKSQEEYLISDILRKGWNPAVKIDATMDELLLRIMDQNFVPVIDDREKFIGIITRKDVIKYYYEFVENKCE
- a CDS encoding nitrogenase component 1, with the translated sequence MSNVIEQPRYTCAIGAQHTVLAIRGAVPVLHCGPGCSNKVSLALTTSAGYQGESDVGGTHIPCTNSSEKDIVFGGEKKLDQTIDGALKVLKGNLFVVLTGCTADIVGDDVTSIVNKYQKQGKPIINAETAGFKGSNYVGHELVIKSIIEQYIGDAEPNVRKGLVNVFSVVPNQNPFWRGDLKEIKRILTAIGLEVNILFGYESKGVEEWKDIPNAEFNLVLNPWVGLKAAELLERKFGTKFLHYQELPVGAAATSKFLRTVGEFANLDKDRVEQVIKEEEFSFYKYFLDIGDFIAEGRAGLPFELYTIADSAYAIGTSNFLINELGYVPKGAFLIDNIQEKHKNNINKIFEDIHKEYKEKVFFENDGGIIEKAIRNDVNIPRKTLILGSTWEDKLSEDLNAPIVYISNPILDKLIVNRTYIGYTGGLNLIEEIYSSILSNKDFNQRVNAISI